The following are from one region of the Abiotrophia defectiva ATCC 49176 genome:
- the xerD gene encoding site-specific tyrosine recombinase XerD — protein sequence MKFSQAVQDFERYLLLDMNRSANTIQSYRRDLAKFQAYLTEQEIDKVEAIDEVTVRAFLAKLSQASYAASSTSRMLSSLKQFFLFLRKEGILEINPMSLVHRPKQGRHLPKVLTAKEIEALLQAPDTSSPHGLRDRAIFELMYATGLRVTELVQLKLEDLHLELGFIQTLGKGDKERLVPLIDEAIEWLEAYLEQVRPSFLRLAGSASPREVFLTERGKAFTRQGIWKNLNKYVALAGIKQTVSPHMLRHSFATHLLENGADLRMVQELLGHADISTTQIYTHISTQRLQEVYRKYFPRA from the coding sequence ATGAAGTTTAGCCAGGCTGTCCAGGATTTTGAACGTTATCTTCTCTTAGATATGAACCGGTCTGCTAATACCATTCAGAGTTATCGGCGCGATTTGGCTAAGTTTCAGGCTTATCTGACGGAGCAGGAGATTGACAAGGTAGAGGCGATTGATGAGGTAACGGTGCGAGCCTTTCTAGCAAAACTCAGCCAAGCCTCCTATGCAGCTTCCTCGACCAGTCGTATGCTATCTAGTTTGAAGCAGTTTTTCCTCTTTTTACGCAAAGAGGGCATTCTAGAGATAAATCCTATGTCCTTGGTCCATCGGCCTAAACAAGGTAGACATCTACCTAAAGTCCTAACTGCTAAGGAGATTGAAGCCTTGCTTCAAGCGCCCGACACTAGTAGCCCGCATGGTTTGCGTGATCGGGCTATCTTTGAACTCATGTATGCCACTGGTTTGCGGGTAACAGAGTTGGTGCAACTTAAATTAGAAGATTTGCACTTAGAATTAGGTTTTATTCAGACTCTAGGGAAAGGGGACAAGGAGCGACTGGTCCCCCTAATTGATGAAGCCATTGAATGGCTAGAGGCCTATCTGGAGCAGGTCCGTCCTAGTTTCCTAAGATTAGCTGGCTCTGCCAGTCCGCGAGAAGTCTTTTTGACAGAACGGGGCAAGGCCTTCACCCGTCAAGGAATCTGGAAAAATCTCAATAAGTATGTGGCCTTAGCTGGTATTAAACAAACCGTCTCACCTCATATGTTGCGTCATTCTTTCGCAACTCATCTGCTGGAAAATGGTGCTGATTTGCGTATGGTTCAGGAACTACTGGGCCATGCGGATATTTCAACGACACAGATTTATACCCATATCAGTACCCAACGTTTGCAGGAAGTCTATCGTAAGTACTTCCCGCGCGCGTAA